One genomic region from Deltaproteobacteria bacterium encodes:
- a CDS encoding extradiol ring-cleavage dioxygenase codes for MGEILGVGVTHYPPLIHHDDSMAALLKYFLRSPRIPDHYKQPERWPEAMRQEWGEDEGKSAAKQHREQLVTWFRKARQEIDHFAPDFIVIWGDDQYENFKEDVIPAFCVMAYEGIEARPPWAENFAKMFGPNVWGEPMDKTFPLTGHRAGAKFLATSLLEGGFDIAYAYKPLHHTLGHAFLNAVLYLDYDRRGFTYPLVPFQINSYGRRVVIQKASLPNLDQLPTADQFDPPSPSPRRCFEVGAAVARALQRSPWRVALIASSGWSHAFLTEKNQWLYPDIPADRALYAALQAGDYETWRRYPLAAIEDSGQQEVLNWCCLVGAMSELGRKPDESTLIESWIFNSNKCFAFFRP; via the coding sequence ATGGGTGAGATTTTAGGCGTAGGCGTGACCCACTATCCCCCGCTGATCCATCACGATGACAGCATGGCCGCACTGTTGAAATACTTCCTGCGCAGTCCTCGCATCCCAGACCACTACAAACAGCCAGAGCGGTGGCCGGAGGCCATGCGACAAGAATGGGGCGAGGATGAGGGCAAAAGTGCAGCAAAACAACATAGAGAACAATTAGTGACTTGGTTTCGTAAGGCCCGGCAAGAGATCGATCACTTCGCACCGGATTTCATCGTCATCTGGGGCGATGATCAATACGAAAACTTTAAGGAAGACGTTATTCCCGCCTTTTGTGTGATGGCGTACGAGGGGATCGAAGCGAGACCACCGTGGGCGGAAAATTTTGCCAAGATGTTCGGTCCCAATGTATGGGGCGAACCAATGGATAAGACCTTTCCCCTCACCGGTCATCGCGCTGGCGCTAAGTTTCTCGCGACCAGTCTGTTGGAGGGCGGCTTTGACATTGCCTACGCCTACAAGCCGCTGCACCACACTCTTGGCCATGCCTTCCTCAACGCGGTGCTGTATCTCGATTATGATCGCCGCGGGTTCACCTATCCGCTTGTGCCCTTTCAGATTAATTCCTATGGGCGACGCGTCGTGATTCAGAAAGCAAGCTTACCTAATCTGGACCAGCTCCCCACTGCCGACCAGTTTGATCCCCCCTCCCCTAGTCCACGCCGATGTTTCGAGGTCGGTGCGGCAGTAGCGCGCGCCTTGCAGCGTAGTCCCTGGCGAGTGGCGTTAATTGCCTCCTCAGGATGGTCACATGCGTTTTTGACGGAGAAGAATCAGTGGCTGTACCCCGATATACCGGCAGACCGAGCACTGTACGCTGCGCTCCAGGCTGGAGATTATGAAACCTGGCGTCGGTATCCATTGGCCGCGATCGAAGATAGCGGCCAACAAGAAGTGCTGAATTGGTGCTGTTTAGTGGGCGCGATGTCTGAATTAGGACGAAAGCCGGACGAGAGCACACTCATTGAGTCGTGGATTTTTAACTCGAACAAATGCTTTGCATTCTTTCGCCCCTAA